Proteins found in one Paenibacillus sp. FSL R10-2782 genomic segment:
- a CDS encoding helix-turn-helix domain-containing protein — protein MALDTEWIQQQLQNIIQAPFTILPWCPEMIAEGQSAESAVPDKSFVRDSKIYFPFRVIAGELVAFAVEAKHLTDRERKLIEALLWNMEQFWQDGTRTQRPDSPVYAEEERMKRFGQWLIQQAGNLQNEEELPDEFGLRDSLSPYMVPIVLTGEGTQGSAIAYTQLHRLLASYFGGNVLLTPLDEQSWLIMAKRELLLGTEDDRDKDVETRDTDYTESLEEVLTAFSLGLYELIANEWVGVFHLAVSKPSILLQSLPQELNLLWETIHLGKIFHVTEHIHFSWELHLERLLNRIPKEQRVQFLEQVMRSSVILEDAETMATLDIFFQLDCNVSETAKRLYVHRNTLIYRLDKIKQETGLDVRTFNDAVLVKLFLLLYKVTKRK, from the coding sequence GTGGCTTTGGATACGGAATGGATACAGCAACAGCTTCAGAATATTATTCAAGCACCTTTTACTATACTGCCTTGGTGTCCGGAAATGATTGCAGAAGGTCAGTCAGCAGAATCGGCTGTACCGGATAAGTCATTTGTACGTGATAGCAAAATATATTTCCCGTTCCGTGTGATAGCAGGAGAATTGGTTGCCTTTGCGGTAGAGGCGAAGCATTTGACGGATCGGGAACGGAAGTTGATTGAAGCGTTACTCTGGAACATGGAGCAATTCTGGCAGGATGGGACGAGGACGCAACGGCCCGATAGCCCGGTTTATGCTGAGGAAGAGCGAATGAAGCGTTTTGGACAATGGCTCATACAGCAAGCTGGAAACCTACAGAATGAAGAAGAGCTTCCTGATGAGTTCGGGCTTCGGGATTCGTTGTCGCCGTATATGGTCCCCATTGTACTGACTGGTGAAGGAACACAGGGGAGTGCTATTGCCTACACACAGTTACATCGATTGTTAGCTAGTTATTTTGGCGGGAATGTGCTGCTTACTCCATTGGATGAACAGTCTTGGCTGATTATGGCTAAAAGGGAACTACTGTTGGGAACGGAAGACGACCGGGATAAAGATGTCGAAACCAGGGATACGGATTACACGGAATCGCTGGAGGAGGTTCTTACGGCTTTCAGCCTGGGTTTATACGAGCTTATCGCAAATGAGTGGGTAGGTGTATTTCATTTGGCGGTATCCAAGCCGTCTATACTATTGCAAAGTCTTCCCCAAGAACTGAACTTGTTGTGGGAGACGATCCATCTTGGCAAAATTTTTCATGTAACTGAGCATATTCACTTTTCATGGGAGTTGCATTTGGAGAGGTTATTAAACCGTATTCCAAAGGAGCAACGCGTGCAATTTTTGGAGCAGGTTATGCGGTCGTCCGTCATATTGGAGGATGCTGAAACGATGGCTACATTGGATATCTTTTTTCAACTGGATTGTAATGTGAGTGAGACGGCTAAGCGCCTTTACGTGCACCGGAATACGTTGATTTACCGTTTGGACAAAATTAAACAGGAGACAGGTTTGGATGTGCGGACGTTTAATGATGCGGTTTTGGTCAAGCTTTTTCTACTATTGTACAAAGTGACAAAAAGGAAATAG